TGTACCCAAACAGAACCATAGTAACTAAACAAACAGACATTAACCCTTCAGTGACTGGAGaatatatgtttatttgaaaatgaataaatcttcGACAATGCTTAACTATAAAAGATCGATAATGCTTAACTATAAGGAGAAGAAATAAGTTTCACCAATTCCCAAAAAAAGAATAACACACCgaattgttaataaaaatgcttttaataacAGTAGAAagacagtcatttttttttttaaaaagtcagtaaaaaataaataaaacaaaagtatgTCCATTCAACGCTACATAGAAAACTCTTAAGTATTAAATTACGACAAAACTCATATACACACGTGTGTACGccctcacacacatacaatattattagcaccatttataatattttataaaaaaagttttttccaTTGTATATTTCTCTGCAGAAACTTCCTGTCTGAAGAAAGGTGTTAAAACTGAATACAGAACACAGAAAGTCGTATGCTTTTATTGTTGTGCAGAAaattcgtagaaaaagaggactCATGTCTGGGGTGCGGTCAATGGAAGACTGGAGAATGactgacaagtgacgaattccactaaactccacctgttaatatcagctgcctatataagttgaagtcaggaaatgaaagttgttgcgcacctcctgaatgtaacttttgcattgcattgaggataacagaattctgtgaatcgaattattcatttttatacaataaattgtTACGATTTTTTGACACTGAAGAAAACCctttcctgaccttttttattgaacacacatgGAATTGATTCAATATTCCAACAGCGGATCCCATTATTCTCGGGCAGAATTTACAGCCTTCACCGTTCTGTTGTTTATGAAGTCTGTTTTCCGGTAACCAGCCTGCCAAAGTTTGAAAAACAGACAACATGGGTAAATAAGCATGAGATGGAAGCAAAATCTGAAACAAAGAATATACAAATTTATTTCTGAGTGTTCAACCAGGACTGGGggagaaaatatgactttaaaacaagacaaaatgtatTCCCATCTAATAACTAGGATTCATCTGATTGTGAAATCTATACTTTTCTGTTAAACTGtgtgatgttttatttatgttgtttattgatttttagaTCTGGAAATGTAAGGTAAAggaatataaatgtaaaactcAAGACATGTCAAGTGTTGACATGTCAAGTAAGTACCAAATCAAGTTAAAATCGATGTGTTACTAACTGACTGGTaacttttttaacattaatagCTACAATTCCAGAGTTATCCAATATGGTtttgtgtgattataaaaaaagactgtgttaaattcatttaaatgtgtaaCCTGAATAAAAAGCTCTATagtgtaatgcttaaaagtgaATGTGAAGGGGAAAATATGTGAAGGGAAaggaaagtgaagggaaaaaaaaacacatatacatatacatatatatacacatatatacacatatatatatatacacacatatatacacatacatatatatatatatatatatatatatatatatatatatatatatatatatacatatatatatatatacatatatatatatatatatatatatatatatatatatatatatatatatatatatatatatatatatatatatatatatatacacatatatatacatatatatacatatatatacatatatgtacatatatatatatatatatatatacacatatatatatatatatatatatatatatatatataaataaataagcttttattaaaaatacttacaaaataaagacataaatcttagtttttattgtgtttaaatgtttattatttttttattattgatagtATTTGcatctttctgtcttttttctgACATATTTCTGACTATTACTCTTATTGTTAGTGTTTTCCTACTTTTATAGATGAAGAGGGAGCGAATTGATCAGAACAAAGGGGAGCAGAGTAATGAGGTCAGATGGTGATGTGAAATGACACAAATTTGCATCACTGCATAACCGTAAAAAATCAGTGTTATCAGGCATATAAATGAACAACTGTGTTCTGTTCTACAAATAAGAAtatgaattaactaaattaatgtcaataataataaatgtaaagtcatttttaacatttaaataaaaatcattactTCTTTTTTGCAAACATATAATATCATGACTAGTTTTCCTAAATTGGACatattattatttgcttatttgctATTTGCTTATGATTATTTGTTTTGAATAGTAATGGGAGAAACAAAATGATTCACTGTCTTAAATTGTTCAAAAGCGTCACATGCTAGTGACACCTGCTGgtcaatactgtgaaaatgtagcAAAAATTCAGACAGCATGCAATAAAACGGTCTTTTTCAAATACTCTACAGATGTTAAATTGAAAGAACAACCCATCAAATGCACTTAGCTTATCATCTAATGTCATCAAATATTAAGTATCTGAATAAtacaagttattttattaattttcaaagcTTATTATTCCATTGTGGGCTCTTTTAAACATGGCAACAAGAGACTATTAACTCATTTCATTCCTTTTCGTTTTAAAAAATGTCTCACTAAAACGTTTATAAACTTGTTAAACTGATCTGAGGTCAGGTAAAACTATGAAACCAGTTCAGGgatttaccacagtggaatgaacacccaacaaaaaaacaaacattgagtTTTCTAAATGTTCTGAAGCTGCGTTTACTGAAATAAAGTGATCTTGCAAATTTGATATGTAAGATTCGTAAAGGTGCAGTGCTTCGAAAGCAGCCATCACAAGTTTTGAAGATAGTCCATATGTTTGAATATTTGAGAATAACCTATTATAATTTCATATAACCCATCATGATGCATGATTAAAAAGACAACAATTATAGGAACTAACTAATTACTTAATACAGACCCTAAATAACATCAAAAACTCACAACAAGTCTTACTGCAGCAATGTGATTGGACACAGATATGGGTGTTATACTAGTGTCACATTAACATAAAAAGTGTATGATGGATAAAATAAAGAACAGAATCCTCTCGCTCAGTTTTCACTATTATTTACAGCacttatttaaaagaatttaagttattttgaatggaaaatgacagaaaataatataatttaatttattatattataataaaaaaatatatatataataatataatttaaaccaCAGTAGTCATTTGTGGAACAACGAAAATATTACACAAACATGTAGTAAGCTCACCTTCTTAAAACTGCTATGAAGTTCTGAATGCCTCCAAAGGGTATGAAGTAAAACACAAGCCGCTTGGCCAGCCCGTGTGGGTCCAAACCTACATTtcattaaacacaataaataacaCCAATGAACATAAATGACTTCTGttaaaacacaaaggaagatattctgaagaatgttgggaacaaACACAATTttctgacttccacagtatttttttgtgtctactatagatgtcaatgacTGCTTATTCTCAGCATTCTTCGGAAATCTCATGTTGCGTTTAAGATAAGAAACAAATTCATAAAAAGAAATTTAGGAGGACataatgacagaattatcatttaATTGGAAGACACTTTTTTTATACCCATTGTCTTTGGTGCTGATGCTGATGATTTTGGGCAAGGCTCCTTGGTTTATGATGGCACAGGTGTTTGATACAGATGCTTGGCTCAGATTAATAAGTATGTGACAAATGGTGACGGTGATCTCTATCGGTTGCTCTACATTTCGGTCCGAGTTTGGCAGGATGGCGACCAGCTCCGGTAACGCCTGTTTAACTGTAGAAACAAACTGTCATGTGCTGCAAACTGTCATGTGCAGTTTGGATATACAGTATGTTGCTAGCTCACCGATATCTGCGTGCAGTTCTCGATAGCGAGAGATGTTCTTAAGCAACGACACAGCCGTTCGGAGCTCTTCCGTCTCGGCTTCTTGAAGCAACTTCTTCACCTGAGACAGGCCTCCCTCTTTTTGCACGATAAAGTGTGCGATGGCCTGGGATATCTAATAGGGgatgtaaaacatttttgaaaaattccATCCACATACATtgactgatttaaaaaataaaaatgaaataaaatatatatatatgttaatatatatatttcagtatcTACTATAAATCTGTgcacataattatttttaatctttaatcaGTATTTTAGTTCCCTTCACTCTACAtccgtgtttctcaaccatgttcctggaggaccaccaacactgcatgtatggatgtctcctttgtctgtcacacccattacaagtctttcagtctctgctaatgagctgatgatcagaATCAGGTGTATTTGGTTAAGGAGAGATGAAAAATGTGTggagctggtggtccttcaggaacatgattgagaaacactgctctttATCACTAGCAAAGCCTAACAATTAGCCTATGACATGCTAACAACAGGTTAAATCATGCTAACTGCATGGTTCAaccatactaacaacatgctagaaGCACACTGGGcatattaaggttttaaaaaCAACGTTAATTCAGGCTTATAAATCCATGGTCATGTAAGTAAATCCAGAACCATGGTGAATTaccatgatttatttacatttaaccaCGGTTTTCAGGTTTTATTGGTAAATAAATGGAGGCtaatttttataggtatattagAAAGATTGTAAAacagactattattattattattattattattattatgaattattatatcTATGTTTATCTTTTAAAGACCTTTATAACATCACCTTGTTGACATAGGTGTACTATCTGTGTAATGCTAATAGATGCATGCTATTAATACAAGAAACCTGCATTAGTTTTAGCCCTGAGAAAACAGAAATCAAGCAAAAATATCAGATAAGAATAAAAAACAACTAGCAAAAAATAAATCTCAGAAACACAGAGCACGAGTTAATGATGACCAAATACCAATTTAAGTGATTTACCCctaaattatccctttaaaaaatGATTTCCAGGTCGTACCTCTCCAGAACAGGCTGTGAGGTTCTGCAGAGTGCCAATGGATGCCTGTTTGGTGTGTTGGTTTGTGCTGACAGCAATGAGCGACAGATACATCCGGACAGTGATGGCGCTCCAGAGCCACTCCACACCATGAGGACTGCCGTTCTCTTCCAGTAAAGGATAATCTGCATCCGCTTCCAGATCCTGAGGTGACAGACAAAACACAATTTGTGTTCGGCACCATTACATTTGCATTAAGGATGGTCAGGCTGAACACTCAATGGAAAAACGTCTAGTTGTTATCAGCTACGGAATTAAATGAAATCATCCCTAGTTTGAGcttaaaagatgttttgaaggatATTTATGGTGTAATACTGACCTCTGCAGAGCTTTTAGGAGTCTTGATAATGAAACAGCCCGGGTTGCTGGTTTCAGTGTGAGTTTGTTTGGGTTTTTGAGCTACAGGTGAGTCCACACGAGGCACTTCACAATCAAACCGATATGAGAGGTTGTGCAGGATGCAGACACAGTTCTCTGTGGCCTGGAAAACGAACAGTTCAATTCTTGTGAAATAGGGTTAGGGTTGAGCTGGAAAAACCCTGGAATAACCCAGGAATAACATTAAGCTGGAATAATAATACTTTTGATTCCAATTAGATcacataatattaaatatatcggGAACATTTATcaacaaactaactaaaattatattatttttttaataataatttgtattattttatttaaaagaaacattGTGCTTTTTCGTTCTGCTTTTTACGTCAAGCCAAGTTTCAGTAATGTCATATTGTCACATTATAGGTATTATCATTTATCTTATCTCAAGTTTTACCTATAAATCTGGTTCTTCATAATATAAGCCACAAATGAAAGACTCAGCGTGAATGTTGAATAAGATGTGGGTTTAATGTGAGTAGCTCTTTACCTTATCATCAGGTTTGTAGTCGGCAATGGTGCCACGGATGTAATAAATGACACACTCAATGAGTCCCTCACAGTCCCGCATGGCTTTACGCCCATCTGGACCAGCTGAACtcagatttcttaaaaaaaataataataattaaaaacaatagtaGTAATGTTAGTAATATTATTtctcacattgtttatttatataaatacatataaattatttcatttaaatacaatttaaaacatcAATATAAGCTAAATAGACTTTTTTACTTCAATATAAACGTCATTTGTTTCTGTGATATCATACTCAAGCAGTTATAGCGCAACTAAAACAATCTGGTTGGCCAAAATAAAcctgctttattttatttgctttcttCCATATTTTCAGAATTAGCTGGTAATACCTCAGGCAGCCGGTGGCATTATAAAAAATGTCAGGGTCGGCGAGGAGCTCCAGTTTAGGGTCTTCACCTTCGGAAATGCCTGAGCAGGGGACCAGTACACTGTCTGTGAGAGGTCTGACCGCTTCTCTGGACAGCTGCTCTTTCAGGAGATCATGAGAGGACAGATTCCACAGCAGACCTGCAACATTAGTGGATgagaacacactgtaaaaattatatacagttgaagacagaattattagcgcccttaattattagctcccctgtttattttttccccaatttttgtttaacacagagaagattttttcaacacatttataaacataataattttaataactctccttttataactgatttattttatctttgcaatgatgactttatctttgcaatgatatttttcaagacacttctatacagcttaaagtgacatttaaaggcttaactaggttaattaggttaactaggcaggagagggtaattaggcaagttattgtataatgatggtttgtgctgtagactatcaaaaaaatatatagtttaaggggctaataattttgaccttaaaatggtgtttaaaaaattaaaaactgcttttattctagcccactACGTGTGCATGTGCTGTCACTTTTCactctaaatgtgtgtgtgcacttggatgggttaaaatCAGAGGACCAATTTCAAGTATGATTAAAACTCTACTTGACAAGACTcacttcaatcattcatttaaattagttaattaaacaagatgattagacgtaAAAAAAcgcgagtgattggtccatgttCTTAAaattctgtacagagaggtcatgtttttatccttgattggtctcatgcagtcaaagCTTGAACTTTCAGATGCAGCGATGTGCGAAACTTGCCATTCGACCATGCGTTTCTAGTCTGATGCATTCGCATGCATATAAATGAAAGTCTGTAGGGAGAAAAGTCCATTGTGACCGCTGTTTtatgcagtggttctcaattcccgTCTTCAGGCCAGGACATTTCATATGTCTTCCTTAATTAACACACATGATTCAGTTCATCGAGTCCTTAACAGACAGCTCCATGAACTGATTATTATGTGTATACACAAAATGTGCAAGCGAGGGCACAaggaccggaattgagaaccCCTGGTTTAATGTAAAGTTAAAATGATTTCCCAGCAGAGATCCTAATACGACTTTCTTTATTATCACAAAGTGAAAACTTGCCTTTGACTTCACCACATAATTACATTCAACTTCATCAcctcacataaaaaaaacaaagcacaattAACCCTACTCATACTCAAATCccagtatttaaaattctaatgtcCCAAATGACATTTGATACGCATTTTTTCTTACTTGAGGTTACCTAAAATGACTTATTTATGGCAAAAGctgaaattttacatttaaaagtagtcaattgacatcaaggtgacatggtggctcagtggttaggactgtcgcctcacagcaagaaggtcgcttgtttgagtccctgctgggccagttggcgtttctgtgtgtagcttgcatgttctccgtgtttgtgtgtgtttccttcaggtgctccggtttcccccacagtccaaagatatgtgggaataggtgaattaaataaactaaatcggccgtagtgtatgtgtgtgaatgagagtgagtttgggtgtttctcagcactgggttgcagttggaaaggcatccgctgtgtaaaacatatgatggataagttagcggttcattccgctgtggcgacccctgatgaataaaggaactaagccgaagaaaaatcaatgaatgaattgacATCAATTGGTTTTGCATTAAATTGACATCTAGCATTGGCGTTAGATGTCAATATAaggtcgttttgacatcaagatagTTTAGATGCATTGTAgagatacaaaatccagtgtaaattcaTCATTTGTGATAAAAGCATTCAGATTAATAACATTTTCTTATATTGCTATTTTGGTCATCAAAAGGACTAAGCAAATTAAATATGATATGTtggaataaattaaatacaatgaaATGTATGCTGAAATACTTGTTTACCAGTGAGCTGGCGCCGAGTTTCGATGTCTCGATTTATCTTGAGAAGTCTCAGGATCACTGGAAGCCCCTCGCAGTCTCTGACCTCCATTTTGTTCtcattgttttcaaaaacaatatttcGGAGAGAGCTGACGGCGGCCCGCTGGAGTTCCTCGCTGTCATTCTGCATCAGCTTCAGCAGCTTTGGGATGCCTTGTAGATAAAGTATCTGAGAAGGTGGAAGATGATGAAATAAGAAACCTCAAAATGTGTCAAAGCttatgcatttcttttttatttcttttaatatgaGTGATGTTAGTCAATGTTCTGCACCAAAATAATCTTACTTAATTTTTATATCATTCACTCTTAAAAAGAAAGGTTGCAAAAGGGTttttgtatttataccatagaaCCAATTTTGTTTTCC
This region of Danio aesculapii chromosome 4, fDanAes4.1, whole genome shotgun sequence genomic DNA includes:
- the pkp2 gene encoding plakophilin-2; the protein is MAEERDFMRSVLPVHDSFHPEDSSLALPLADKLTLADAHRLNRLQQQVQLTLSRKKRKPKPADSSPAESLSSCQISSSSSLGNLHLKRTFSINHEATRSLRMVDRSQWPSMEPPVFHRGYGSFRYTPNRAGLFWGSNSLTLPSAPTTSHFHMNKLPLRYAHSEVLRNPRFAGKSLVTQIPSSPVYENHHTDDTDDVFLPSASVERSRMESEKHTLQRTLCKQREGGFVGLEQSENVSWQSRVRKPSLEFVAGRRPSQTGSLISMEEQSGSLGRIEKLEVKQHAVTTLTKKGKPGELSAEMTLKEAVNLLTQDNNMETQITAANFIQNQCFNSPDAKRKILYLQGIPKLLKLMQNDSEELQRAAVSSLRNIVFENNENKMEVRDCEGLPVILRLLKINRDIETRRQLTGLLWNLSSHDLLKEQLSREAVRPLTDSVLVPCSGISEGEDPKLELLADPDIFYNATGCLRNLSSAGPDGRKAMRDCEGLIECVIYYIRGTIADYKPDDKATENCVCILHNLSYRFDCEVPRVDSPVAQKPKQTHTETSNPGCFIIKTPKSSAEDLEADADYPLLEENGSPHGVEWLWSAITVRMYLSLIAVSTNQHTKQASIGTLQNLTACSGEISQAIAHFIVQKEGGLSQVKKLLQEAETEELRTAVSLLKNISRYRELHADIVKQALPELVAILPNSDRNVEQPIEITVTICHILINLSQASVSNTCAIINQGALPKIISISTKDNGFGPTRAGQAACVLLHTLWRHSELHSSFKKAGYRKTDFINNRTVKAVNSARE